ATCGATGCCGTCGCCCGCAGTCTCTCCGGCGGCAACCTGCAGAAATTCATCATTGGTCGTGAAGCACTGCAGGAACCCCGCCTGCTGGTCGCTTCCCACCCGACCTGGGGCGTCGATGTCGGCTCCGCTGTGGCGATCCATCAGGTACTCGTGGAGCTACGCGACCGGGGCGCGGCCGTGCTCCTGATTTCCGAGGATCTCGATGAACTTTTCCAGCTCTGCACGCGCATGGGCGCGATGTGCGGTGGGCGGCTGTCGCCCCTGGTCCCCACGGAAAGTCTCACGATCGAACAACTGGGGCAGTGGATGGCGGGCGACTTCCCCGATACGGACGCTGATACCGACGGTAGTGAAGGAGGGTTGAACCATGCTGTCGCTTGAGCGTCGTCCCGTCGATTCGAAAACGATGACCTATGCTTCACCGGTCCTGGCGCTGGTGCTGACGATCGTCACCGGGTTCCTGATATTCCTGGGGCTTGATCGCGACCCGATCGAAGGGCTGCGCCACTTCTTCATCACACCGATCAACAGCAGCTACGGCTGGGCCGAACTTGGCCTGAAGATGGCGCCGTTGCTGCTCTGTGCCGCGGGGCTGACTATCTGCTACCGCGCCAAGTTGTGGAATATCGGTGCCGAGGGCCATTTCCTGATGGGCGCGGTGGGCGCCAGTATCGTTGCGTTGCAGCCGGGCGGGGGGAGTGGGTTCTGGATCCTGCCGCTGGTGTTGCTGGCGGGGGTGGCGTTTGGCGCCCTGTGGGCGGCGATTGCGGCTTTCCTCAAGACCCATTTCCACTGCAATGAAATCCTGACCACCATCATGCTCAACTACATCGCGCTGAACCTGTTGCTATATGGGGTTCACGGACCACTGAAAGACCCCTATGGCTTCAGTTTTCCGCAGTCGGCGATGTTCGGGGACTCGGCGTTGCTGCCGATGCTGATTCCCGGTACCCGGCTGCATATAGGGCTGCTGTTCGCGGTGCTGGCGGCGGTCATCGTCGGCGTCCTGTTTGCCCGCACGTTTATCGGGTTCCAGCTCAAGGTCCTGGGCGAAGACGAGCAGGCGGCCGCTTTCGCCGGCTTCCCGCGGAAGAAGTTGATCTGGTTTGCCTTCCTGGTCGCCGGCGGTATGGCCGGCCTGGCCGGTGCTTCGGAGGTAACCGGGCCGATTGGACAACTGGTGCCCCAGGTCTCACCCGGCTACGGCTATACGGCCATCATCGTGGTGTTTCTGGGCCGTATGAAAGCGGTGGGAATCATCCTCGCCAGTGCCCTGTTGGCACTGACGTTCCTCGGTGGCGAGATGATGCAGATTTCCATGAATCTGCCCAAGGCCATGACCGGCCTGTTCCAGGGGCTGCTGCTGTTCTACCTGCTCACCTGTGATGCCTTTATCCACTATCGCGTGCGCTGGATCGGCTCCAGGCCCGCCGTCGCCAAAATCACGCTGGCCGGGCAGGAGGGCTGAGCATGAGCATCGAACTGATCACGAATATTCTCGCTGCCACCGTCGTTGCCGGCACACCCTTGCTGATCGTGGCGCTGGGAGAACTTATCTGCGAGCGTTCCGGGGTCCTCAACCTGGGGCAGGAAGGCATGATGCTGATCGGCGCAGTGGCTGGCTTTATCGCCGTGCTCACCACCGGCAGCCTGACGATCGGCGTTATCGCCGCCATGGCAGCCGGCGTGGCGATGGCCCTGCTGTTTGCCCTGATGGCCGTGACCCTCGCCGCCAACCAATATGCCGCCGGTCTGGCGCTGACCATCTTCGGTACAGGCTTAAGTGCCTTCATCGGAGCCGGCTATGTCGGCAAGACCATCGACGGTTTTACCAAGCTCGCCATTCCAGGCTTGAGTGACATCCCGGTGCTGGGGCCCGTTCTGTTCAATCAGGACCTGCTGGTTTACGTCTCCCTGGGGTTATTCGTGGCCGTATACGTCTTCCTTCGTCACAGCCGGGGAGGCCTTTTACTGCGGGCTGTCGGTGAATCGCCGGACTCGGCTAACGCCAATGGGTTGCCTGTCATGCTGATCCGCTACCTGGCCGTCAGTTTCGGCGGGGCCATGGCCGGACTGGCGGGCGCTTACCTGTCCCTGGCCTATACGCCGCTATGGACCGAAGGCATGACCGCCGGCCGCGGCTGGATCGCCCTGGCACTGGTGGTGTTCGCCACCTGGCGGCCCGAGCGGGTACTGCTCGGCGCCTACCTGTTTGGCGTTGCCAGCATCCTCCATCTCGTCTTGCAGGGCTTCGGCTGGGACAGCTCCACCGAATTGCTCGCGATGCTGCCGTATGTCGTGACCATCGTGGTGTTGGTGCTGCTCTCCAGCAACCCGACCCGAACCCGGCTGCATACCCCCTTATCCCTGGGCCAACCTTACCGGCCGGGACGATAAAACAGGAAGAGCCCGTCAGAGGCTCCCTCTAATAAAAATCGGCGAAGTCATGCCAACGGATGTCACTTAAAAACGATAGAGGAATGACATGAAAGCACTTCACAAAACACTGCTGGCGACCTGTGTTGCTGCGGCCTTCGTGCCGGCGGCCCACGCGGAAAAATTCTTTGGCGACTCAAGCATTTCGATCCTCCACAGTGCCGATTACCAGACGTTCGGTGACCGGGAAGTGGAAGACACCTATATGACGTTCGAGAACGCCACGGCCCATAACTGGGGCGGCACCTTCTTCTTCATTGACCGTAATCACGGTCGCGGTGCAGCGACCGGGGACGATAATGTCTATGGTGAATTCTCACCTGCGTTGAGTCTGGGCTGGGCGACGGGTAACGACTTGAGCTTCGGGCCGGTCGAGGATGTGTTTATCGCGGGAACCTACGAATTCGGCGGCGGTACCGAATCCAACAATTACCTGACGGGTCTCGGCCTGGCGTGGGACGTACCGGGCTTCCTGTACTTCAATACCATGGGCTACTACGTCAACAACAATGCTGATGCCGCGGGATACGAAGACCCGGCGGACGACTGGCAGTTGACCGTGACCTGGGGCGCACCTTTCGAGATCGGTCCAGCGCGCTTCCTGTTCGACGGTTATATCGACTGGTCTACCGCGGCCAGCGACCACGCGTCCGAATTCCAGTTCACGCCGCAGTTCAAGCTCGACCTGGGCAACTTCACCGGTCATCCGGGTGTGCTCTATGCCGGTATCGAGTACGCGTACTGGAACAACAAGTTCGGTGTCGGCGATGACGACATCATGGACACCCAGAGCTCGGTGAGTGCCCTGGTGAAGTTCCACTTTTGACGCGTACGCACTTGATTAAGGCGTGATCAGCCTTTTGATCAACCGGGGGAGTTCGGCTAATGTCGAACTCCCACCCCCAGAAACGATCGGAACGCCATGACCCTTCAGTCTGAAGCCAAGTTAAGCCAGATCGCAGAGGCGCCCGTGAAAGGTCGGACACGACGCTATCGTCCAGGCCGGATCCGGGAACGCAACCGGGAACGCATCATCGCCGCGGCCGAGCAGGAGTTTGCCCAGCATGGTTTTCGTGGCGCGACGATCCAGAATATCGCCGAGCGCGCGGAGCTACCCAAGTCCAACGTGCTCTACTACTTCAGCAACAAGAAGCGCATCTACTATGCGCTGTTCGATGACATCATGGCCCGCTGGAATGCGGTGTTCTCGGAAATCAGACCTGAAGACGACCCGGCCCAGGCATTGGAGACGTTCATCCGGACGAAGGTGGAGATGTCCCGCCGATTCCCGCTGGCCTCCCGGCTGTTCGCCCAGGAGATTATCCAGGGTGCGCCTTTCCTGAAGGATCACCTGCGCACCAGTATGCGTGAGTGGGTACGGGGACGGGCCGGCGTGATCCAGCAGTGGATCGACGAGGGTCGGATGGCCCAGGTGGATCCGGTACAGCTGATCTTCCTGATCTGGTCCTCAACCCAGCACTACGCAGATTTCCAGGTCCAGATCCTGATGGTCGAGAACAAGGCCGAATATGAACAGCGCGATTTCGATCACGCGGCGGATTTCCTGACCGCCGTCATCCTCCGCGGGTGTGGACTGGAGCCAACCAAGCAATGACGATCAATACCGATTATCCCCGTGACCTGATCGGCTATGGTGCTGAACCGCCTCAGGCCAATTGGCCGGGCAAGGCCCGCATCGCCGTCCAGTTCGTGTTGAACTACGAGGAAGGGGCCGAGAACTGTGTCCTGCACGGGGACAGCCACTCCGAGGTTTTCCTGTCGGAGATTATCGGTGCCCAGCCTTACCCGGACCGCCATATGAGTATGGAGTCGATCTATGAATATGGCTCCCGCGCTGGTGTCTGGCGCGTATTGCGCGAGTTCCGCAAGCGTCAGTTGCCGCTGACCGTCTTCGGTGTCGCCATGGCCTTGCAGCGTAACCCGGAGGTGACCCAGGCGTTCCTGGCGGACCAGCATGAAATCGCCTCCCATGGACTGCGCTGGATTCACTACCAGGACATGGACGAGTCCCGCGAACGCGAGCATATGGAGCAGGCCATCGCCATCCAGACTGAACTGACCGGTAGCCGGCCATTGGGGTGGTACACCGGGCGCGACAGTCCCAATACGCGTCGTCTGGTGGTGGAAGCCGGCGGGTTCGAGTATGACAGCGACTACTATGGTGATGACCTGCCGTTCTGGACCACGGTGGAAACCCGCGATGGCGAGCAGAAGCCCCATCTCGTGGTCCCCTACACGCTGGACACCAACGACATGCGCTTTGCATCCAACCAGGGGTTCAACTCCGGCGAGCAGTTCTTCCAGTATCTGAAAGACGCCTTCGACATGCTTTACGAGGAGGGTGCCGAGACGCCCAGGATGCTGTCCATCGGCCTGCATTGCCGGTTGGTGGGGCGCCCGGGGCGTTTCCGGGCATTGCAGCGCTTTCTTGACTATATCGAACAGCATGATCGGGTCTGGGTGTGCCGTCGGTTGGACATTGCACGGCATTGGAAGGCGGAGCATCCGTTCGCGGTGAAGTGAGTTAACGAGCGCTACTTGAGTTAGGGCTGTTCTAAAGTTTTGCACGCCTGGGCACCTTCGGTGCCTCAGAAGCTGAAGCTTCTGCTACATGCTCGAGCTGGCTGGAAAATGTAGCCGACGCTTTAGCTTCGGAGCAGCCTGAAAGGCTGCCAAGAGAAGGCCCACTCAGAGTTCCACTGTTAAAGAAAGAGAGCCAAACAACCATGACCGATGTACACGTCGCCCCTCACGTCGAAGGCCCGGCCTTCACCCGCGACTACCTGAACCTGGCGGATGGCAGCCTTGGTGCTGAAGTCACCTGGGTCACCGACGAATTCTTTGCACCCCGGGCACGGATGCTCGACCCCGAGTCGGCGCGTTTCTACCCGGACAAGTACGATGACCATGGCAAGTGGATGGACGGCTGGGAGACCCGCCGCCGCCGGGACACGGGCCACGACTGGTGCATCCTGCGCCTGGCGATGCCGGGCGTGCTGCATGGGGTGGATTTCGATACCAGTTTCTTCACCGGCAACTTCGCCCCCGCTGCCTCGCTCGAAGCCTGCTGGTCGCCGGACGGCGACCCGGATAACGACGCCGATTGGCAGGAAATCCTGCCCGCCGTCTCCCTGTCTGGAAATGATCACCGATTCGAGGCCCTCGACGCCTCCGGCCCCTGGACCCACCTGCGCCTGCATATTTGGCCGGACGGTGGCATGGCCCGCCTGCGGGTCTACGGTCAGCCGTTCTGCGATTGGGACAACCGTGACCTCGACGAACGTTTGGATCTGGTAGCCCTAGAAAATGGTGGCGACCAGGTGGCCTGGAGCGATGCCCACTACGGTGAGCCCCGTAAGCTCCTGCGTCCCGGCCGAGGCATCAATATGGGCGATGGCTGGGAAACCCGGCGCCGCCGGGAACCGGGCAACGAATGGTGCATCCTGCGCCTGGGACACCCGGGGGTGGTGGATGAAATCGAGATCGACACGGCCCACTTCAAGGGCAACTTTCCGGCGCGCTTTTCAATCCAGGCCGCCTACGTGGAAAAGGGCACGAAGCAATCCATCGTGACCCAGAGCATGTTCTGGGAAACGTTGATCGAAGAGCAGCCGCTCACTGCGGATGCCATCCACAACTTCACCGAACTGGCCGATCTCGGACCGATCACCCATATCCGTCTAAACAGTATTCCCGACGGCGGGATCAGTCGGATTCGTCTGCGAGGAAAACCAGTCAAATGAGCGCGCCGCGAATCATTGAAGCCGAGCCATTGACCCGTGAGACGTTTGCCCCTTTCGGTGATGTGATCAGTACCAAGGGTGCCGCATCTTTCCCCATCAACGCCGGCCGCACCGAGCGTTTCCACGCACTGGCAGCCGTTGAAGCGTTGGGCGAGGACGCTGATGCCATCATTTCCATATTTCGCGGCCAGCCGCTGGAACCGCTGGTCGTCGACTTGATGGAACGCCACCCTCAAGGCAGCCAGGCCTTCATGCCCCTGGGTGAACAATCGTATTGGGTGGTGGTGGCGCCGCCGGGCGACTTCGATGCAGACAGCATCAGGGTATTTCGTGCTGAACCGGGGCAGGGTGTGAACTACCGTGCGGGAACCTGGCATGCGCCGCTGTTGCCCGTTGGCCGGGATGCGGATTTTTTGGTGGTCGACCGCCGGGGCGCCGGTGACAACTGCGACACCGTCGACCTCGACCCGCCGGTGCAACCCCAATGACCTGTCGCCCAATCACCTATCGATAGGAACGCGAGCGCCCGATGCAACGATTTGCCATTACTCACGCGGCCCTGTTTACCGTCGATCCACAGGATCGTGTGATCCCCGACGGTACCGTCCTGGTCGAGGACGGTCGGATCGTCGCCGTGGGCCCTGCTGAGTCCATTGAAATTCCTGCCGACACCGTGGTTATCGATAGCGGAGGAAAACGGGCAGTATTGCCGGGGCTGGTCGATGCCCATTCCCATTCCAGTCTGATGCGCGGTGTCACCGAGAATATGCCGCTAATGGAGTGGCTGCCGTACTACCAGTTGGAGCATCGTGCACTGACCGAAGAAGACGCCTATCACTCGGCGCGCCTGTGTTATCTGGAGGCCCTCAAGGGCGGCACCACCTGTGTCATGGACATGTTCCGCTTCATGGACCGATGCGCCGACGCCGCTGGTGAATTGGGTTTGCGGGTGAACCTGGCCCCCTACGTGGCCGACCAGCCGGGCAAGGATTTCTTCTCCACGCGAGAGGAGAACAAACGCCTTATACGAACCCACCATGGCAGCCAGTCGGGCCGGATCCAGGTCTGGATGGGGCTGGAACATCTGTTCTATTGCAGCGAGGACGCCTACCGCGATGCGGTGCGTTGTCAGCAGGACTACGGCGTTCGCATCCACACCCATGCCTGCGAGCAGCGGGAAGAGGAGGACGCGGTTCTCAAACATTTCGGCCGACGTTCCATCGGCATGCTCGACCACTACGGGTTGCTTGGCGAGAAGACGCTATTGGCTCACTGCGTCTGGCTTGATGACGATGAGATCAAACGTTTGGCGGATACCGGTACCTCTATCGCCCATTGCCCGATCAGCAACGCCAAGCTGGCCAGTGGCGTCGCGCGTACACCGGACATGCTGGCGGCGGGCATCAATCTGGGCCTCGGAACCGACGGCCCGGTGTGCAACAACAGTCTCGACCTGTTCGAGGAGATGAAGTTTGCCTCGCTGATCCAGAAAGCCACACGCCTCGATGCGAGGGCACTACCGGCAGATCAGGTCTTGCGCATGGCAACCATCGGCGGCGCCAAAGCCCTGGGGCTGGATGGGGAGATTGGATCGATCGAGATTGGCAAGAAGGCAGATCTGGTCATGTTGGATCTCGGCGCGCCGAACCTGACGCCGCACGAGGTCACTCACGCTGGCGGCAACCTGCTATGGAACCTGGTGTTTGCCGCGAGAGGCAGCAATGTCACCCATGTCTGGGTGGATGGTCGTTGCCTGATTGAAGAGGGTCGGTCGACGCAGGTCGACGAGGGCCACGTGGTAGCCACGGCGCAAACCTGTGGCTTATCCCTGTATGAACGATGCCGTGCTCTGGATCATCTTCGAGTGGACATGATCTAGAGGGGCCCTAGGAGACGATGATGAAACAACTCCCCCTGATATCCATTGCCGGTCTACGCAGCGAGAATGTGGAAGAGCGCCGCAAGACCGCTGCAGAGCTGGGTCGAGCCTGCCGCGAAGTGGGTTTTTTCTATGCGATCGATCACGGCATTCCCCGGCAGGTGATCGATACCGCGTTCGCCGAATCCAGACGGTTTTTCGCATTGCCGACGGAGGCCAAGCAGGCACTGTCCATCAAGCGTTCGCCCCATAACCGCGGCTATGTGGCCATGGCTGACGAGAAGCTGAACCCGGAGTCGGGTGCGGATATGAAGGAGGCGTTCAACCTGGGCGTCGAACTGCCGGAGGACCATCCCGAGGTGGTCGCCGGCAAACCCTTCCGCGGTGTGAACTTCTGGCCGGAGAACCTGCCGGGATGGCGGGACAACATGTTGAGCTATTTCGATGCTTGCCTGGAGTTGGGCCGGATCATCCATCGGGGCTTCAGCCTCGACCTGGGCGTAGCGGAAGATTTCTTCGCCTCACACCTCGCGGACCCCGTAGTGACCATGCGTATCCTGCGCTATCCCGCGAGTGCGGGGCAGTCGGACCGTCGGGACGGTGGTGCCGGCGCGCACACCGATTATGGCAACCTGACCTTGCTGGCCACCGATGATGTGGCGGGCCTGGAAGTGCTGACTCGTCAGGGCGATTGGATCGATGCGCCGCACGTGGAGGGCGCTTTCGTCTGCAATATCGGTGATTGCCTCATGCGCTGGAGCAACGATACCTATGTATCGACCCCACACCGCGTGCGCCCGCCGGCGCGGGAGCGTTATTCGATCGCCTATTTCCTTGAAGCCAATCCGGATTCGGTGGTCGATCCAAGGGATATTTATCCGGATCAAACGCCCAAGTATGAGCCGGTGACATTTGCGGCTTATCTCAAGTCGCGATTGGATGCGACCTATGAGCATCGGGCAGGGGAGAAGGTATAGGCTTACGTGAGTGTGTAGCGGACGCTTCAGCTTCCGAGCCGTCCGAAGGACGGCCCGTTAGCCGGAATATCTTCGTCACCAGGGCGCCTTGCCGCGCCTCAGAAGCTGAAGCATCTGCTACATGCTCGAGCGGGCCTCTAACTGCGAGGCCGGCCCGTAATGGCTTTAACATGCCGTCAACATCCGCGTCTTTTCCATGTTCCCCAGCGTCATCAAGCACGCCCGCGCCACCTCGACACCTTTCTCCGCAAAATGCTTGTGGAAGAACTCATGGTGTGTCGTGTGCTCATGGAAGTGGTGCGGTGTGAGGACGGCGGAGAGCACGGGCACGTGTGTATCCAGCTGCACGCGCATCAGGCCATCAATCACGGCGTGGGCAACGAACTCGTGCCGGTAGATGCCGCCGTCCACCACAAAGCCGGCACCGACGATCGCGCCGTACTGGCCGCTCTCGGCCAGCAGTTTGGCCTGGAGAGGGATCTCAAAAGCGCCGGCAACGGTAATGATATCCACCTGGTCGGTATCGAAGCCGTGCTGGCGGATTTCGGTGAGGAAGGCTTCGCGCGCCTGGTCGATGATATCGAGGTGCCAGTTGCCCTGGATAAAGGCGATACGCTGGCTGCGGCTGGCGTCGGAAAGGTTCAAGGATTCTTGCTGATTCATAGTTGGTCTCTCTGTCGTAACTAGAATCAGGGCATGCAGGGTCTGCTCATGGCCACCGAAGGCGACCTGGGCAAAACCATGTGGAAACGCGGAGAAATGGCATTCGACAGAAAGCGCATGAGGCGTCTTCCGCAGTCTGTTTTTTCAACGGTTCCTTCTCTTTCATCCGGACTATCACCGTCGGCTTCGGAATCACACCGAATCTGCTGACCCTCACGGTAAAGCCGCAAGGCGCTCGCGGGCTGAGGCGTAAACGCCATCACCGCCGGTGGGGACTTTCACCCCGCCCTGAGAACGAAACCCGTGGTTCCCCACGGGCCGCGCTATTGTATGCGGTGTGCGATGGCCTGTCAGGTGTCTGCGGGGGACTACATGACCTGACGCATGGGCCGACGCCCGCCTCTAGTGCCCCAGCAACGGATCGTCTGCGTCCGGCTTGTCGTGTACGCCAAAACGGTCGACGATGGTGGCGCTCGCTTCGTTGAGGCCGATTACCTCCACCTGCGCGCCTTCCCGGCGGAATTTAATGACCGCCTTATCCAGTGCGCCTACCGCCGTGATATCCCAGAAGTGGGCCCGGCTCAGGTCGATCACCACGTTATCCACCACTTCCCTGAAGTCGAAGGCAGCCAGGAATTTCTCCGATGAGCTGAAGAACACCTGCCCCAGTACGCGGTAGGTACGGGTGTTGGTGCTTTCGTCCAGCTCCGCATCCACCCGCATGTAGTGCCCTACCTTATTGGCGAAGAACAGCGCAGCCAGAAGCACGCCGGCGAGTACACCGAAGGCCAGGTTGTGGGTCGCGACCACGACCACCACGGTTACCAACATGACGATATTGGTCGACAGAGGATGGTGCTTGAGGTTGCGAACAGACTCCCAGCTAAAGGTGCCGATGGAAACCATGATCATCACCGCCACCAGCGCGGCCATGGGGATCTGTACCAACCAGGCATCGAGCACCAGCACCATGATCAGCAGGAAGACACCCGCCGTAAGGGTTGAGAGCCGCGTCCGGCCTCCGGACTTCACGTTGATGACGGACTGGCCAATCATCGCGCAACCTGCCATGCCGCCCAGCAGGCCGGCACCGATGTTGGCAATGCCCTGGCCGCGGCATTCACGGTTGCGGTCACTGGTCGTATCCGTGAGTTCGTCCACGATGGTGGCGGTCATCATCGACTCGAGCAGACCCACGACCGCCAGGCCCAGGGAGTAGGGCAGGATAATCATCAGGGTCTCGAGGTTGAGCGGAACATCCGGCCACAGGAAAACCGGCAGGGTATCCGGTAGTTCGCCCATATCGCCTACGGTGCGGATGTCCAGTCCCAGGAGGATGGATACGAAGGTCAGCGAGACGATGCAAACCAGCGGGGACGGGATCAGTCGACCCACAAACGGCAAAAGTGGGAACAGGTAAATGATACCCAGGCCGGCAGCGGTCATTGCGTAGACGTGCCAGGTCACATTGGTCAGCTCAGGCAGCTGTGCCATGAATATCAGGATCGCCAGGGCGTTCACGAAACCGGTCACGACCGAGCGTGAGACGAAGCGCATCAGCCCGCCGAGTTTCAGGTAGCCGGCAATGATCTGGAACACACCGGTCAGCAGTGTGGCGGCGAGCAGGTACTGCAGCCCATGCTCCTTGACAAGCGTGACCATAAGCAGCGCCATGGCACCGGTTGCGGCCGAGATCATGCCCGGCCGACCGCCGACAAACGCGATGATAACGGCGATACAGAACGAGGCGTAGAGGCCGATCTTGGGATCGACGCCGGCGATAATGGAAAAGGCGATGGCTTCTGGAATCAGGGCGAGGGCCACCACGATTCCGGATAGCAGATCGCCCCGGAGGTTTGAAAACCAGTCGGCTTTGATAGAGTTCAGCATGTTGTTCCAGTCAGTCGAATGCGAGTTGTGTCATTAGGGCTATTCGAATGCCCGCCGCAGGGCATCGACCCCTATATCGAAGTAGACGAGACCTCGGTAAACAGGGCACCTTGGATCATCGCGGATCTGTGTTAAACGAAGGTGTAGCCAGATCCTGAAGGAACTGGAAAGCAATCCGCGGGCCGAGTTGGGGGCGGCCTAGGGTGGAGTGATCGTCAACGTACTTTGTGGGATGGGCATCGGAAAGTTCGGGTCTGCAATGTCATCAGGGTTGCGGAGCTTACCAGAATCCCCATGGGAAGGTAACCAGCGCATGCCCGGACGGGTAGACTCTCTTTTCCGGCCTTGGTGCCGGTAGCTTATGCTGTTTTCACAAATCGGAATGACGGCGGTCTGGTATTGCAGCCATACTCCGAAAGACTTGGACGCGCGGGTGCCCTCGTTTGTGTGCGATAACCTTCCAGTTTCGTCATGTCATCAGCCAGCGCGTCGAGTCCCTGAATAATCGTGGCAGCGTTTACAAGGAGTCGTACTCATGAAGCCAACGAAGCCGGTCATCGTCTTCGACGTTATCGAAACGATTTTTTCACTCGATGCACTGTCTCGGTCTTTTGACAGACTGGACCTACCCGCGCATACCAAGGATCTGTTCTTCGCCCAATTGCTTCGCGATGCATTTGCAACCTCCGCAACAGGTGCCTACGTTCCTTTCGTCGAAATGGCGAAAGGCACGCTGCATGTACTGTTGGTCAACCTTGGCGTGTCTGCGCCAGCCTCGAAGATTGAGCAGATACTGCCTGTGTTCGGACAACTGGATGCCCATTCCGACGTGCAGGATGCGTTGGCCCTGGCCAAAAGCAGGGACCTTGAGGTTCTGTTCTTTACCAATGGTTCGCAGAAAAATACGGAATCGCTGATTGCGCGCAATGCGTTGGAGAATCTGGTGGACCATGTCGTATCCATCGATACGTTCAGCCAGTGGAAGCCGTACAGAGAGGTCTACCTTGGCGCTATTGCGGCCGTGGGTGGCAAGCCGGAGCGCAGCGCCATGATTGCAGCCCATGCCTGGGACACCCAGGGAGCTATGAATGCGGGAATGGGCGCTGGGTGGGTTCGCCGCCAGGACAGTGTCTTTCATCCGGCCATGACACCGCCAGACTACAGCGCAAGCGACCTGACAACGTTAGTCGATCAAGTTTCAGTCGGCTTGTTAAACGCCGCTTAGGTTGCCGGTCGTTATCGCAATTGCCAAGAGCGTCAGGCCTGGCTGTTTTCCCAAACCAGGATGGCGGCGGCCAAGTCTTCCAGCGAGACGCCGACGGACTTGAACAGGGTTATGTCTTCGTCCTGTTTACGACCGGCATGCTCGCTGCTCGCCAGGGCGGCGAGATCGGCCCTGATCTCGTCGAAGGTGAACCGGTCCTCGGCGACGGCATAATGCAGGTCGCCGGCTTCGCCCCGGGCGCCGGCGTAGGAATCCACGAAGACCTGGGACCGGGCGATGCATTCGCTGTCGGTTTCGCGCATGTCCTTGCGGAAGGCGCCCACCAGGTCGACGTGGGTTCCTGGCGACAGCCACTCGCCGAGAATGAGCGGCGCC
The window above is part of the Marinobacter nanhaiticus D15-8W genome. Proteins encoded here:
- a CDS encoding SulP family inorganic anion transporter, with the translated sequence MLNSIKADWFSNLRGDLLSGIVVALALIPEAIAFSIIAGVDPKIGLYASFCIAVIIAFVGGRPGMISAATGAMALLMVTLVKEHGLQYLLAATLLTGVFQIIAGYLKLGGLMRFVSRSVVTGFVNALAILIFMAQLPELTNVTWHVYAMTAAGLGIIYLFPLLPFVGRLIPSPLVCIVSLTFVSILLGLDIRTVGDMGELPDTLPVFLWPDVPLNLETLMIILPYSLGLAVVGLLESMMTATIVDELTDTTSDRNRECRGQGIANIGAGLLGGMAGCAMIGQSVINVKSGGRTRLSTLTAGVFLLIMVLVLDAWLVQIPMAALVAVMIMVSIGTFSWESVRNLKHHPLSTNIVMLVTVVVVVATHNLAFGVLAGVLLAALFFANKVGHYMRVDAELDESTNTRTYRVLGQVFFSSSEKFLAAFDFREVVDNVVIDLSRAHFWDITAVGALDKAVIKFRREGAQVEVIGLNEASATIVDRFGVHDKPDADDPLLGH
- a CDS encoding isopenicillin N synthase family dioxygenase, coding for MKQLPLISIAGLRSENVEERRKTAAELGRACREVGFFYAIDHGIPRQVIDTAFAESRRFFALPTEAKQALSIKRSPHNRGYVAMADEKLNPESGADMKEAFNLGVELPEDHPEVVAGKPFRGVNFWPENLPGWRDNMLSYFDACLELGRIIHRGFSLDLGVAEDFFASHLADPVVTMRILRYPASAGQSDRRDGGAGAHTDYGNLTLLATDDVAGLEVLTRQGDWIDAPHVEGAFVCNIGDCLMRWSNDTYVSTPHRVRPPARERYSIAYFLEANPDSVVDPRDIYPDQTPKYEPVTFAAYLKSRLDATYEHRAGEKV
- a CDS encoding haloacid dehalogenase type II; translated protein: MKPTKPVIVFDVIETIFSLDALSRSFDRLDLPAHTKDLFFAQLLRDAFATSATGAYVPFVEMAKGTLHVLLVNLGVSAPASKIEQILPVFGQLDAHSDVQDALALAKSRDLEVLFFTNGSQKNTESLIARNALENLVDHVVSIDTFSQWKPYREVYLGAIAAVGGKPERSAMIAAHAWDTQGAMNAGMGAGWVRRQDSVFHPAMTPPDYSASDLTTLVDQVSVGLLNAA
- a CDS encoding 6,7-dimethyl-8-ribityllumazine synthase; the encoded protein is MNQQESLNLSDASRSQRIAFIQGNWHLDIIDQAREAFLTEIRQHGFDTDQVDIITVAGAFEIPLQAKLLAESGQYGAIVGAGFVVDGGIYRHEFVAHAVIDGLMRVQLDTHVPVLSAVLTPHHFHEHTTHHEFFHKHFAEKGVEVARACLMTLGNMEKTRMLTAC